DNA sequence from the Parachlamydia acanthamoebae genome:
TGCCTCAAATGGAGATCCAAGAAAAATTGAAATGATCAGAAAACAATGCGGATATTACGTCTATCATCCGGTTTTAGAGAAGGCTCACGATGATTATATCAAGCAGTTTTTTTTGAATTTTAATGCGGGAAAAACGAAACAGATTGTCCCCAAATGGCTCAAAGCCCCTGGAGGTCAGTTTTATTACTGGGGTCAGTTGCCTCCATTTAAGGGACAAGAGCCGGTAGCCCAAGTGCTTGTCTTTTTCAAAGAAGAGTATTGCGATGGGAATAAAATTATTGTGGTGAATGACAATCTTTTAAAAGTGATCCACATTTCATAATGAATAAGGATACCCGATGAGAGGACTTTTTTGGTGTCAGTATCTTTTGGGAATAGGCCACCTAGTACGAGGGTTACGTCTGTGCCAAAGCCTTGTGCAAAATTTTGATATCGATTTCCTTCAGGGTGGTCGAGAGATCCATCAAACCCTTCCATCCCCTCGTTTTCATAAAATTCCTCTTCCTGCTATTTCCCACATCCCTAGTGCGGTAGAATCCTACGAATATATCTTAAAAAAACGACGTGATTATCTGGAGGCATTTTTAACACTTCCTTATCAGTTCTTTGTTTCTCAATCCTTTCCCATGGGAAAACACGATTTTAAGAATGAAGTTTTAGATATCATCTCGCGTGTAAAAAAAATCAACCCAGATTGCCTAATCATTTGCTCATGCTTAGATTATATCCCCACGGATTCCAAACAAATCGAATCGATTTATCCCATCCTTGATCGCTATTATGACAAAGTCTTCATTCATTGTGATCCGCAAATTCTCAATCTCCATGAAACATCCTCGCTAGCTCAAAAGCTAGGGAATAAACTTGTTTACACAGGCTACGTTTCCAGTGGTCACGCAGTACCACAATCGACAGGCGAACGGTTAAAACGCATTATGGTGACGATGGGAGGAGGATCTATTGGGGGAGAACTCCTGCGAGCAGCCGCAGAAGTTTCGATTTTTTTTCCTGATTATGAATTTTTGCTAGTCATTGGACCCCAGGCCCACCCAAACTTGGCAAAAGATTTATGGCAATTTCAACAGATCATTGGAGGCAATATCCGCATTGTTCCTTTTCTTTCAAATTTCACAGAGGAATTACAGAAATGTGCACTTTCGATCAGCTTAGGAGGGAGCACGATTATTGATTTGTGTGAAACCAAAACACCAGGAATTATCTATCCTTATCCTTCAAAATTCAGCAAGCAACGGATACGTGCAGAACAGTTTGCACTTAAAAACATTCTGCAGGTGATTTCTCCAGAGGAGTTAGCTCCCGATCGGTTACGTAGAATTATTGAAAAAGCTTTGAATTCCTCTTTTCCCACTATCGACATCAACCTCAATGGCGCGGAAAATATGCGTCGAGGCATTCAAAGCCTTATAGAAAAACAAAAAAAAGCTAAATTTATTTCTTAGCTGTAACGGCGGCTGTTAGGTCAGCTAAAACTTGATCTGTATCGTGAAGACGTGCAGTCCCTGGCCCCCCTAGACCACTCATGTCCGGCGTACTAGAATAAAGCCCTAAAACATTCTCATGTTGCCCATAATCCTCCAGCTTCTTGAAGACCTCTGATGATTGGCTGATCACTAATAAAATGATCTTTGCATGAGAATTATTATGTTTGAGATCTTGAATAAATTTTTCAAACTTTAAAAAATCCTGAATTCGGTCATTTATCACAAAAGGGAAAATGATATTTTTTTCTTGGGTTACTTGAATGGGTCTATACTCAACAGCTTTAGAACCAGTCAGCTTTTCAAAAATCTTCCCTAATCCTTCTATGCGATTAAAGAATGGAGCATCACTAGGATCCTGCACATAGACAACAGCCGGAGGCAGAGTTTCTCCTCGTTTTTCTTCATTTCGGACTTCAGGATTTTTTGTGACAGAAGAAGCTCCAAAGTCTCTCCCTTTAGGATTTTTTACAGGAACAGAATTGGTCGATGGTTTTTGAACATTTTTGCAGATCATTTCAATGGCTTTTTGAAATGCGTTCTTTTTTAGATATCCAGCAAATTCCTGTGGATTCGAAGCCTCTTTTTTGTGTCGATCTAACCAGTTAACTAAACTATTACGGTTGACATAGACAATTTTTGAGTTAGAATCGGTTATTTTTGTGACTACTCCAATCAACCTTAGAAACCCAGGAATCGCGCCCCATAATTTAACCGGAAATTTATAATAACGAACCCCACTTTTTCCTGTGTTTGGATCCTTATCATCTTCTGCTGTAAAAGAACCGAAATAGCAACGATTTTGATCAAATGACACTTTCATAAACACCCCTATTTTATTATATTATACCAATAAATAAGCATTATTGTTAATTAACAATCCCATATACAAATACTTTACAATTAAAAATAAATATCACTGCTCGATTTTGCCTTTCTGAGGCTCTCAAAAATAAAAACATGCTTGCTGGATTTGAGAAAGGCAGCTACAGTGTAGGAATTAATCCCATTTAACAATAGCTGGAGCCCTCCATGGAGAAAAAGATTTTAGACCCCAATCTTAAACAAATTCTAAGTAAGATCGCGAACACGATCCGCGGATTATCGATGGATGCTGTTCAAAAAGCCAATTCTGGACATCCAGGACTTCCCATGGGTTGCGCAGAAATTGGGGCCTATTTATGGGGACACACCCTTCAACAAAACCCCAAAGATTCCAAATGGATGAATCGTGACCGCTTTATCCTTTCCGCCGGTCATGGATCTATGCTTCTTTATTCCTGCTTGCACTTAGCTGGCTACCAAGTCACCCTCGAAGACATCAAAAATTTTAGACAACTTCACTCTAAAACTCCAGGTCATCCTGAATCTCTCGATACAGATGGTGTTGAAACAACAACGGGTCCGCTCGGCCAAGGATTAGGAAATGGCGTTGGACAAGCTTTAGGTCTAAAACTTTTGGAAGCCCGCTTTAATACGCCTAAGCAAAAAATTCTGAACCCTAAAGTTTTTGTTTTGATGGGTGATGGCTGTGTCATGGAAGGTGTGACTTCAGAAGTTTCGGCATTCGCGGGACACCTTCAACTCGACAATTTAATCGCCATCTATGATGCAAACCATGTCACACTGGATGGTCCTCTCCAGGAATCTGGCTCCGAAAATACGTTTGAACGGTATAAATCCTATGGATGGGATGTGTATGAAATTGATGGCAATGATTTAGATGAACTACATACAACCATTTCGCACATCAGAGAAAATCAAACAAAACCCACGCTCATTATTGCCCATACAATCATCGGGAAAGGCTCTCCACATAAAGCAGGGACATCTCAGGCCCACGGCTCACCTCTTGGTGTAGAAGAAGTTAAAGCGTCAAAAATTGCTTTAGGGATTCCTGAAGAGCCTTTTTTTGTTCCACAAGCTGTTTACGATTTCTTTAAAGTAAGACAAAAGCAACAAGCTCAAGTGGAAGAGGATTGGAAAAAAGAATTTGAAGAATGGGCAAAAACAAATCCTCAGCTTTTAAAAGAAATGGAAATCATGATTCATAAAAAGCTGCCAGTTAATCTGGAAGAGCAACTGAAAGCTATAGAAATCAAGAGTCCTGTTGCGGGCCGAAAAGCGTCCCAAGTTGTTTTAGAAAAATTGGCAGATCTTCTTCCCTTCCTCTATGGTGGTTCAGCGGACTTGTCGGTATCCGATTTAACAATGATTCAGCAATTCCCGATTGTCACACCAGGCAACTTTAAAGGACGCAACATCAAATTTGGAATCCGCGAATTTGGAATGGCAACAATGGCAACGGGGATGTCGCAAACGGGAATGATCATTCCTTTTGTCGGAACATTTTTAACATTCTCCGATTATATGAGAAATGCCATCCGCTTAGCTTCTTTGATGAGACAACAGGTTATCTACCAATTCACACACGATTCGATTTTCTTAGGAGAAGATGGTCCAACACACCAACCGATTGAACATCTGGCGGCTTTACGCGCAATGCCACAATTGCATGTGATTCGCCCAGCCGATGCCAATGAAGTGCGTATGGCATGGATTGCAGCGCTCAATTATAAAGGACCGACAGCTCTCATTTTATCAAGACAAAATCTTCCAACACTTGATTCCACAAATGTGCCTTATTCGGAAGGTGTTGCAAGAGGTGCGTACATCATCAAGAAAGAGGTCTCTTCTCCTCCTAACTTTACACTTATCGCAACAGGTTCTGAAGTTTCCCTAGCGCTAGATGTGTCCAAAGAACTAGAAAAAATTGGTAAATCCGTGCGAGTCATTTCTATGCCTTGTTGGGAACTTTATGAAAAACAAAACCCAGAATACAAAGAGTCCATTTTTGGTGGAGATCTTGGTCAAAGGGTGAGCATCGAAGCAGGGGTAGAGCAAGGATGGCATAAATATATTGGCCGATCAGGCACTGCAATCAGCATGGAAAGTTATGGTGCTTCGGCTCCTGCTAGTGCGCTAGCAACTGAATTTGGATTTACTGTTAATGCAATCCTAGAACAAATCCTCTAAATTGAAGGACTCCATGAGCCATTCGTTTTTTCTTGATGCCCTAAACTGCAAAAATCAGGCTCGCCCTCCCGTTTGGCTCATGCGCCAAGCGGGTCGCTATATGCCTCAGTATCGAGCCATGCGAGAAAAATATTCTTTCTTAGACATGTGCCACCAACCCGAGCTGGCGACTGAAGTCACATTAATGCCAATTCAAACATTTGGTATGGATGCAGCCATTCTATTTTCTGACATTCTGGTTATTCCAGAAGCCCTCAGAGTGGGGCTTCGATTTGAAGAAACGAAAGGCCCTATCATAGAACGTCCTCTTAATACTTTAGAGGATATTCAAAATCTTCCTAACGTCCACATTCCCGAGGCCTTGAGCTACGTTTCCGAAGCAATCAAAACAATGCTTCCGCATCTAAAAGTCCCCCTTATAGGTTTTTGCGGCGCACCTTTTACACTAGCCAGCTACCTCATAGAGGGAGGATCAAGCAAAACCCTAAAGAAAACAAAACAATGGATGCTGCGAGAGCCTGCGAGTTTTCATCAACTTTTGAATCGTCTGGCTGATTTAACCGTTGATTATCTGAAACTCCAAATTGAGTCGGGTGTAAAAGCCCTCCAAATTTTCGATTCTTGGGCGCACGTTTTGGGACATTTTCAATTTCAAGAATTTTCCCTTGGATATCTCAAAAAAATCGTAGATGCACTTGCTTCGACCAACATTCCCATTATTCTCTTTTGCCGAGGTTCTTCAGTATTTGCACCCTCACTTGCCTCACTCCGACCTGCTGCCATTAGTTTGGACTGGAATAGCGATTTAAAAGCTGTGCGACAAATGCTTCCTTCCAAGATTGCCCTACAAGGAAATCTGGACCCTGACATCTTGTACGCCCCAAACCCAACAATCCGGCAACATGTCTCACAAATGCTCAAAGATATGCACCAAGACCCTGGCTATATCTTTAATTTAGGTCACGGAATTCATCCTGATACTCCCATGGAAGCGGTTCATACTTTAGTGGATTGTGTCCAAAATGACCGTTAAAAAGCCTCATATCGTCATACTCGGAGCGGGCATTAGTGGGCTCACTCTCGCATGGTCGCTAAAACAAAGACTGGGCACAAATATCCACATTTCGATTCTTGAAAAAGAAAATCGATCTGGTGGATATATGCATACACACCATCAAGATGGTTTTTTATTTGAATATGGCCCTAGAAGTTGTCGCCCGTCTGGAGCAGGATTGGAAACGCTCAAACTTATCGAAAGTTTGCAGCTGCAAAATGACATCATTACCGAAAATGTTGAAGCAAAAAAAAGATACCTTTGGAAGGATCAAACTTTACATCCTCTTCCGAATGGTTTTTTTTCATTTTTGACTTCTCCTCTTACAAAAAAAACCATTTGGCCGATCGCAAGAGAATTTCTAAGGCCTAAAACAAAAGTAGCTGACGAAAGCATTTTTTCTTTTTTTAATCGTCGCTTTTCACCCGAAATCGCTGAAACGCTCATTGATCCGCTTGTCAACGGCATTTACGCAGGAGATATTCGAAAACTTTCCATCCGATCCTGTTTTCCCCTTTTTCATGAAATGGAGCAAACCTACGGCTCGCTAGTAAAAGGATTTTTACTTTCTCCCAAAAAAAGTTATTCCTTAAGCGATTTTCAGAGTAAAATGCAAAAAACGAGTCTTTTTTCATTTCGAAAAGGGATTGAGACTCTACCAAAAGAGCTTTCGAAACACCTTACTGCTGAGCTTAAATTAAACCACACTGTTACAGCTTTGAATTTCGATCACGATGCCATTCGAATTCAGCTCAACGATAAGCGCTCACTAGAAGCCAATTATTTATTCTCCACACTCCCCTCTCATGCTTTAGTCAAGCTTACTGATCACGCCCCCTTCATCGAGCAGCTAACGTCTATCCCACACGTTCCAATTGCCGTCGTTAATCTAGGCTGGCATCAACCTATTTTGAAACAGCAAGGATTTGGTTTTCTGATTCCTTCTAGAGAAAAAGAAAAGATTTTAGGTATTGTTTGGGATTCTTCTGTATTCCCCACACAAAATGCGATTCCCAACCAAACGCGTTTAACTGTCATGATCGGAGGCGCCCTTTTTTGCCCACACCATTTTGCAACCTTAGATGCTTCACAATTTATTGCTCTTGCCTGTAAAGCCGTTGAAAAACACTTAGACATTTTTCAACCACCTGATACGTGCGCCGTTAAAATAATCCCACAGGCGATTCCTCAGTATTTAGTTGGACATCATGAAAAAGTGAAAATGATCCAACAGATCGCGGCCAACATACACCCGCATTTCCAAGTTTTAGGATCTTCTTTTTTTGGCGTTTCTGTGAATGACTGCATCAAAAAATCTGTAGACGTCGCGGATTATTTCCATAAAAATGCAAATAAAAAATCATGATGCGCATTCCATAAGAATCGTATTCCTTATAAGACATTTAAAACTTTTATTTGATTAAACGAATCTTCGTAAAATGTCTTTCAGAATTCGCTATAAGTCAAATCAGTAACTGTAAATTTTTTACAGATGGATTTGCATCCGCTCAATTTATCCCCCTCTGGTGAGAGTCATTTTTTCACTTTTAAACAGAGGGTGATTAGAAACAAAAAATACCTATATAAAAAAATTTAATCGTGTTACCATTCCACCAATCTATATTTTAAATTAGACAAATGGATGTCACATGCATTTATTTCTTACATTTAAACATTATACAAGTTTGATTTGCATATTCATTGCCTTGAATTTTAACGCTTATACAAATTTACCCATTTACCTTATTTCGTCAACGGAGTCAGATCTAGATGCCTGCATCATGAATTCTGTGAATGTCGTGAACGGGGACTATTGCGAATCTGTAGTCGATTTAGAAATTCCATACGCAGATAATTTTTGTTTAGAAAGACATTACAATGCAAGAAACTATGTGACTGGACAAGGATCCGGATGCTGGCGACTTTTTTCTCAATTTTTTCTGATCAAAGGCAACGCCCCAGAAACTCTAAAAGAGCGTACTTTTGCACAAAAATATGCTTTTGTAGGAATGCCGTCTGGCGGAATACTAAGCTTTAGTGGGACTGGGAAAGGCCCCTTAGCCATTAACATGCTTCAGGATGGGATGGGAATTGTCAATACATCGACACAGGAAATGAGTGGTAAATACAACCACCGAAATAGTCGTTTATATTGTGAGGAGAATCGATGTATTTTGCACCTTGGAGATGGGACAAAAAAAATATATGAGAAATGCGTAGAACCTTCTAATCCCATGCTAGGAGAAGAGCTACTTCCTTGCCTCGCCCAAAAAGTAGACATCCCTGAATACTTTCATTTAATTCAACAAAACTTCCCAAATGGCAATCGAGCAGTCTTTTCGTATGATGTAAATGGACACCTCAAAACCATTGAAATTCTTTCTTCATCACAACAAAATCTTTTTGATCTCCATTTTGAATATGTTTTCGATCAACAACAACCGTTTGTTACGATTACAACAAGTGATCAGCAAACAATCGAATATCTTTTTAGTTCATTTCATTTTGCTGATGGTACTGAGATTTGTGAATTGATACAAGTTACTGGAACAAACCTAAATGACAAAACATATGAATACCAAATCAAAGATCATCTTTGTTTACTTGTGAAGGAGACATCCGAAGATTTGAATTCCGTTGACATTCAATATAACCATTTAGGAAAAGTCAGCAACATTCACCATTCAGATTTTAATCAGGCTAATTCCAAAAGTCACTACTTCCTGTACGAGGATCAATATACAGATGTATACGACCATTATAAAAATCGATACCGTTACGAGTTTGATGAACGTGAACAATTACTCGCAATTATCAAATTTGACTCAAAAAATACACCCTATCAAATCGA
Encoded proteins:
- a CDS encoding glycosyltransferase family protein → MRGLFWCQYLLGIGHLVRGLRLCQSLVQNFDIDFLQGGREIHQTLPSPRFHKIPLPAISHIPSAVESYEYILKKRRDYLEAFLTLPYQFFVSQSFPMGKHDFKNEVLDIISRVKKINPDCLIICSCLDYIPTDSKQIESIYPILDRYYDKVFIHCDPQILNLHETSSLAQKLGNKLVYTGYVSSGHAVPQSTGERLKRIMVTMGGGSIGGELLRAAAEVSIFFPDYEFLLVIGPQAHPNLAKDLWQFQQIIGGNIRIVPFLSNFTEELQKCALSISLGGSTIIDLCETKTPGIIYPYPSKFSKQRIRAEQFALKNILQVISPEELAPDRLRRIIEKALNSSFPTIDINLNGAENMRRGIQSLIEKQKKAKFIS
- the tkt gene encoding transketolase; the encoded protein is MEKKILDPNLKQILSKIANTIRGLSMDAVQKANSGHPGLPMGCAEIGAYLWGHTLQQNPKDSKWMNRDRFILSAGHGSMLLYSCLHLAGYQVTLEDIKNFRQLHSKTPGHPESLDTDGVETTTGPLGQGLGNGVGQALGLKLLEARFNTPKQKILNPKVFVLMGDGCVMEGVTSEVSAFAGHLQLDNLIAIYDANHVTLDGPLQESGSENTFERYKSYGWDVYEIDGNDLDELHTTISHIRENQTKPTLIIAHTIIGKGSPHKAGTSQAHGSPLGVEEVKASKIALGIPEEPFFVPQAVYDFFKVRQKQQAQVEEDWKKEFEEWAKTNPQLLKEMEIMIHKKLPVNLEEQLKAIEIKSPVAGRKASQVVLEKLADLLPFLYGGSADLSVSDLTMIQQFPIVTPGNFKGRNIKFGIREFGMATMATGMSQTGMIIPFVGTFLTFSDYMRNAIRLASLMRQQVIYQFTHDSIFLGEDGPTHQPIEHLAALRAMPQLHVIRPADANEVRMAWIAALNYKGPTALILSRQNLPTLDSTNVPYSEGVARGAYIIKKEVSSPPNFTLIATGSEVSLALDVSKELEKIGKSVRVISMPCWELYEKQNPEYKESIFGGDLGQRVSIEAGVEQGWHKYIGRSGTAISMESYGASAPASALATEFGFTVNAILEQIL
- the hemE gene encoding uroporphyrinogen decarboxylase — encoded protein: MSHSFFLDALNCKNQARPPVWLMRQAGRYMPQYRAMREKYSFLDMCHQPELATEVTLMPIQTFGMDAAILFSDILVIPEALRVGLRFEETKGPIIERPLNTLEDIQNLPNVHIPEALSYVSEAIKTMLPHLKVPLIGFCGAPFTLASYLIEGGSSKTLKKTKQWMLREPASFHQLLNRLADLTVDYLKLQIESGVKALQIFDSWAHVLGHFQFQEFSLGYLKKIVDALASTNIPIILFCRGSSVFAPSLASLRPAAISLDWNSDLKAVRQMLPSKIALQGNLDPDILYAPNPTIRQHVSQMLKDMHQDPGYIFNLGHGIHPDTPMEAVHTLVDCVQNDR
- the hemG gene encoding protoporphyrinogen oxidase; this translates as MTVKKPHIVILGAGISGLTLAWSLKQRLGTNIHISILEKENRSGGYMHTHHQDGFLFEYGPRSCRPSGAGLETLKLIESLQLQNDIITENVEAKKRYLWKDQTLHPLPNGFFSFLTSPLTKKTIWPIAREFLRPKTKVADESIFSFFNRRFSPEIAETLIDPLVNGIYAGDIRKLSIRSCFPLFHEMEQTYGSLVKGFLLSPKKSYSLSDFQSKMQKTSLFSFRKGIETLPKELSKHLTAELKLNHTVTALNFDHDAIRIQLNDKRSLEANYLFSTLPSHALVKLTDHAPFIEQLTSIPHVPIAVVNLGWHQPILKQQGFGFLIPSREKEKILGIVWDSSVFPTQNAIPNQTRLTVMIGGALFCPHHFATLDASQFIALACKAVEKHLDIFQPPDTCAVKIIPQAIPQYLVGHHEKVKMIQQIAANIHPHFQVLGSSFFGVSVNDCIKKSVDVADYFHKNANKKS